A segment of the Lolium perenne isolate Kyuss_39 chromosome 3, Kyuss_2.0, whole genome shotgun sequence genome:
CCCTGTCATTTGAATCACCCATATTTATTTTATTCAGTTTTTTTATTTGAATCACATACATCAGAACCATCCTTTTGAAATTGATTTGATGATCTCTTCTTTATAAGTGAACAAAGGTCTATGGATTAACTTTGTTCATACCTCTAGGTTATTCACCCTCTAATTATGAAAGGATATGCATTAATACACAGTAGATTTCCACTTTTATTATTCCTTTTCTTTTCGAAAGCAATATCAAACTACTTCAATTGTTGAGGGCATGCCTGTTTGGCTGAAATGATAGGTTTCCTGGCCGTTGCAATTTGATCAAACAGGGGAACATTTTTTATGGACCCTTCTATTATATTGACCATTGATATTTGTTCTTTCTTCTCTAGGCGTTTTTAGTTGATTCCTGCTGATGGATGCAATGTCAAATTAGTTATTATACTATTGCAGTATTGTTATTTGTTTTTTCTTATATTGTCTAGATTCTGGTAGTCAGCTAGGTTTTGTGGTATTTGTTACACAAATAAGCTTATTTAGCTCCACCTACACTTCATCTCAACCAGGGTGTAAGAGATACACACACAAGATGGTCTCCTTTCCTCATATAATGTATTTGCATGCTCCTGCACCACCACCAGCAGCACTTGTGGTCGACGCGCTTGGCCAGCCCCGCCCGCAACATCTCGCAGCTCGTCAAGACCATCGCCGCACCTCCCTCGTCGACACCCTCGCCCTCGTAATAAGCAATCTACTCTCCTTGCTTCCCTCTAGCACTACCATTAGTTGCTTCCCTCTTTCCCCGAGAGCTCGCGCCTGGAAGGTGCTCGACGAAATGAGAATGCTGAGATGTGTACTAATCGTTTGCAGGTGAGGAAGCTGGACGCCCGTCCTCCTAACCCTCACGTCCTCCTCCCGAGCCGCCCCCGCGTGGCGGCCGGGGGGAACTGTATCCCGCTGTCGCCGCCTCCCCCCCtctccccctcccctccctcgcCGCTGCCTGGGGGCGCGGTCTGGCAAAggccggccggcggcggcggggattcTTCGTCATCTCACGCGAGGAGGTCTGGCGTGGGTCATCTTCCTCGGGCCGGTGCACGGCCCTTTCGTCGGGGACCTCGATGGCGGCGCCTGGCCTTGGCTCGGTGACGCCATGACGAACGACGAGGTGGTGGAgtgccctgccggcgatggagggaGGAGTGGGGGCGGGCTgcaaggggaaaccctaggtcccctTCGCCTCTCGGCAGCCGGCGGTGGAGGGTTGGCTTTCGGCTGCGGCAGTGCCTAGGTTTGTGTGGTGTCTTTGGACTACGCGATCTGCTTGGTGTCTCCGGCAGCAACCATGGCCataggatggtcgccgacgtgggggcccGACTTGAATAAAGGCGGTAGTTctagggtctctcttgggcgaagatgaagacctgccGGAGGCCTGCCCTTCATGATCTGGCcgcagtgttgagttccggaaggcgctgccggcgaatgtaacactgcttctattgcctggagtttgctggatcggtggtattcggtcgtgcgtgcccatgcttttattccgaccgtttggttttggagggtgctgcgcgaagctcttttctgtgttgacaccaagtgacacctgatccatggtgaagttagaagagaatatcatgaaggccggatttggaggactagctaatggaggttcaagtctttgcgctgttgaggggcttgcttggtgttccgtacttcgcaacagtggtatgaaagtggggggcgGCAACACATGTAAAGTttggagtcttacctttcagggtgaaaaccaggTCTGGTTGTGCCTAACaatgtccttgttgaaggcattgttttgagagcggagactatcttcagggtgaaaacctaagatctttgatcgggcgacgacggcgctggtgcactgttccctggcgttgcttttgaagagtctgaattttaggtgttgtcttggtggtggatgtattactgTTGCTAGGGCTGGGATACTAGGGCTGGGATATTGTAGCggaacttttatttcttagttttctttttctcttttttggctgtgtgcatccgtaatgttaTTAGgacattgcgttgttgcagaggctgggtgtaattgttatcttctgatattaatatatttccttcatCGAAAAAGGTGAGGAAGCTGGAGTCGCTGGGTGTCTTGACCAAGCACGCGGAGGCGATCACGACAGCCTCGAGAGCATCTCCGAGTCCTTCGTCCCCAACGCCGAGATGCAGAAGGTAATAACACCTATCTATCGCCTTCTGGCTCCATTTTTTTTTGGCTGGGAATTGATAGGTTGTTCATCATCTGTTTCCTGCTTCTGCTGCCACCGCGTGCAGTGTGGGATGCTGCAGGATGCCAACAGCTCCAAGTTCAAGTCGCAAGTGCAGAGCTCACAGGTATTTTGCTTGGAACCATGGTACTCTTAGGCCAATGTGAAATTGGATGATCACTCACACGTTTCTAGCAGCTATTGTTCTTATCACCGCCGCGATCCTTTTGTTGAGCTTTATCACATAGCTTGTTGTACAAGTTCCAATTACCATTTGTTTCTCTCTGGGTTATTCTACATTGCGCCATTTCAGTATTGCTGGTTGGTAGTACTTGGAAGCAGTAGTCCCCATTTGGCTTATAAGAGATTTATTTTTGAATGGGATGCTCGGTGTTGTTTCTATGTTCCTATTGACTGATGCTACCCTTTTGTTGAACCTGATTAGATTGCTTGTGCAAGTTCTATATACTTTTGTTTCTCTCTGGGCTATTGTGCTTATTTTTGCTCTCTTTACAAGACTGATTACTTGGGATTGATTTGAGAAGCAAACATATCTGTTATGCTACTATCCACTTTTGCAGTTTTTCTGTACCTGAAGTTCAATTATCAGGAGCGTTTGCTCACTTTACAAGTTTCCATGCTTAGGTTAACAAGTTGTCGTTTTCTGAACTAAATGCAGAGCTTTGCTAAGCCGCTGAAAGCAGATACTAAAAGTCTATGCTTATATTAAGTCTGGATATGCCCTTGGCTATATTTAAATGTTTATCATACATGCAAATTACAACTTTTATAATGGTAATTAATCTAACAAGATGATCAATCGCGTGCGAATTTGGCACTGTAATGCCTCAGAGAGCTGATTCAGAAACAAGAAATGTGAAGACAACAACAGGGGATGGAGGATTCTCAAAGGACAACCATCTAAAAGCATCGGTGATTATTGATGATTATGTAAATATGATTCAGTTCAAGTACAATTGAATTTGCACAAACCGTGTAATTGATTATTATGTAAATATGATTCAGTACAACTGAAGAACCCCTATATTTGATTCATCTTCTGCAATTATGTAAACTGAATTGAAGTGTATGCATTTGATTCAGTTTCCGAAACTGTGCTAGCAAGTTTTTTTGGGCATTTGCAGGAATGTGCTAATAACTTTTTGATGTGCCTTACAAAAAATTTTGCGCACATTTTTTATGTGCCCTTAAAACTTTTCAGGGCACATTCAAAATGTGCCCTCAAAAGTTTCAATGGCAAATACAAAATGAACCCTCAAAAGTTTGGGGGCATATCCAAAATGTGCCCTCAAAAGTTTTAAGGGCACATCAAATTGTACCCTCAAAAGTTTTAAGGGTACATCTAAAATGTGCTGTCAAAAAATCTTTTAGACACATTTTTAAAGTGCCCTCAATAATTTTTGAGTAGCTGGTAAATTCGGCACATTTTTAtgtgccttaaaaactattgaggACACATTTTGCACATTTTAGGGCATTTAAAAGTGCCTTGAAAACTCTACGGTGCTGTAGTGAAAAGCTAGAGCGAACCACTAGAACAAATTAGAACGGGCTTGAGGAATACTTGTGGATCCAAAGCTACACCCAACCGCTGACAGTATTTAATATAATAATAGTTCTAAATAAGCATGCCCATCTGTATGAATTTTGTTCTTATCAATTCTTTCTCCCTTAAGTGCTTGTTTGGTTGCAAGGCCTAATAAGACAAGGGAGCCGAAGCCCAACGGGGAAATTTGAAGGGCATGGGGGGGATCCACCTTTTTCCACCGGAGAAATGACCCCGGCCATTTGGAAACAAGCGGGGGAATGGGAGGGGATTGCGAGGACTACAGAATCATGATGACTGATGAAGTGAGGATACGTGACTAGAAATACTGCAGTATTTCAAAGTACCAATGCAGATAAAATCACGAAAAATCGAAATAATACTAAAATAAAAAAGagttcataaaaataaaaatatttcaGAAAATCTCAAGCTCAATTCCAACAGTTAATTCTGAAAAGTACTGCCATCCACGTCTTTGGTTTGTATCACATCGATTTTAGGTGCTAATAAAATGCACTCCCTCCATCCTAGAAAGGATATCGGAGCCTCCGTCCAAAAttgtttttgcaaaaaaaaaatactaAAAATTCATAACGCTTCAAATGACGCCTGTAAATTTGAATTCCAAACAGTAATCTTGTCTTGTCTCCATCGTCCTTGACGTCCGCCACCGAGTAATAAGTTTGCCCGCGATAGATCGAGGAATCAGCAAACACGACAGGGCAAGATCAACAAACAGAGAGATGGGTCGATCTGGGATCACTGTCGCCACCATCGTGATCAACCTTTCTACCAGAGCTCGCATCGCTCACCTGCTCACCGCCGGTTGCTATCTTCTCCGTGCACTCCCCGTTGGCTTGCCCGCGGCACCGCACCCAGCTCGCCATCGTACTCGACCTCCGCCATGAGGAGCTGATAGCTAATCCACTTCTGCTCAATGTGCACTCGTCGCTGGCCTACTTGCGGCTCCTCGCccaagctcgccgtcgttctcaacCACCTCCCAGCGCCGTCGGTCCTCCTCTGCTCCCACGCGCGCTGGGATGCAACGCTGAGTCGCTCCTCCTCGACAGTGCGCCGCTGCAGAGCGGCTGCTCCCTGAACAAGTGCTTGCAGTCCTCCTTGAACAAGTGCTGGAAGTGACCATCTATGCCATCTCAATATGCACTCAATTTTGTTAGTAATTGCAAGTCACAGAAATGGTTAACAATAACTATGATAACAATTGGATTCCAAGTTCTGAAAATATCTGGTGAACACTAGCACTGTGAGTTGCATCAGCATATATAGTTTCCCTTTGCATGTAGTTTAGATAGTTAAGGAGCTGCTGGCAGCCGTGAAGCTTCAGTGCACACAAAAGGCGAGAAGCCAGGCCATCAGCTATCAAGGCTGACCATCAGCTATCGATTTTACAAACCATAAACATGTTGCCGCTATTAAGCATTGCCTATCAGCTTTCATACAATGCCAAATATGAGTACCCAGATGCTATACTTGTTTAAGAGCAAGTTGGCATTGGTGGCAAGTTGTCATTTTAGATCAGATGATATCCAACAGTCTGTCCTTAACAAATCATATGTTGTTTTTACATCATTACATCACAAAGGAAAACAACTAGAATCAATTGCACACAACGGCGTGTGAAACGTGTGCGATTTTCTTTTATGAATTGAGAGTTCACTATATTTTGGAAGATGATCTAAAATATATGCAGTTAGTAAATGCACATCTAATCTGGACGATTGTTAAAAATTGCACAGCTGTGTTTTCTTCCATCTGGTTCTTACTATTGTATCCCATCTCTCTGTTTTTTTAGGATTAATGGTTGCGGACCAAAACAATTCTGAATTAGTAAAAGAACAGGAGAAAGAAACCATACTCGTTTCACATGCACAGACGGAGCAACCATGAACGCATGATGAAACACCGAAATCAAGGAATGGGAGAAAAAGAAGGCATGCGTGAGAGAGAAAATCACAAGCTTGTTGGAGCCCCGCTGACAGATGGACGGATTGCTTCGGCAAGAGATTTTCAGCTGCTGCAAGATGTGACTCCGGCTGGCACCCtgcaagatccaaatcaacaactcACCAGCGCGGGGACAGTAGAGAAGCCAAACGAGACGGGAAGGAGTAGGTGGGCTAACCTTCGTCGAAGGAGAAGAAAGAtgagcgccaccgtcgggccttcGTCGTCGCCGGAGGAGACACGAGGTGGAGCAGATCTTGGGGGACAAGAGAAGGGCGACCGCCATAGAGGAGATAAAAATCCCTCCAAGAATCCAGATTTTCCTTTGATTGTTGTCACAAAATAAGGTCATGACTAGGTTATCCCTGAGAAAGAGAGGTATTCCAAAACCTATGGAAAGAGGGTGGGCAAAAAATCAAAGTGGGAAataaaaaagaagaaagagagaCTTTTAGGTATTATAGGaaaaatgcccgcgcgttgccgctgaataatttttattttgtcatAACAGGGTCCGTGCAACCACATGGAGTGCCCAACCCAAAAATCGACCGACTCGCATATCCCTAGTTTTAGGTCGCATATTCCTATTTTCACTTCTCTAATCCATAGACGTACGTCGGTTTCTCTCCTTAAAACACATCCAACCGAAGCGGCAAATTTATAATCTCTTTGTGTCTACTTGGATTTGCGCCTACATCTGAATGGTGTCTCTAATTCTCATAGTATATATTTTACATCTTTATATTATTAATTTCTTGCAACTGCCCATTAAACGTAGCTACAATGGATAGGAAGTCACTGTTAAATATAGTTAATAACTGCAATATGTTTTAGTTTCAATTTATTATTAGTTTCATTCTTATCTAGTCTTTTATACTTATTTAAAATTTGTTTTTACTTAACCTACTAAAAGATTGTCTTTTAATATTGTAATTAATTCTTTAATTTATTTTAGCTAATATGCATTCCTTACCTTAGCAATTTCATGACTAATAGTAATAGGGTAGAGCCATCTCTTGAGTCTTGGCGTGCTGTAGGAAATTAAATAATTAATGAGATGCATGTCCTCTTTAATACCGGGAAGCACATACAACAGGTATGCAAACAGAGTCGAGGCtgcaactttgcttgttttggttGTTGAACACCTTTAAACTAAATCCCAGTCAGTTAAAGGAACATCGTCAAGTCCTTGATACACACAAGACGTATGGCCAGCAGCCCGCTCTACATAGCCTGCGTCTGCTGCCCTGCTCCTGATGGCTTCTATACGCCGGCTTCTACGGGAGCAACGGAGTAGTGCTGCCAGGCGGTTGCTCTGGGAGCCTCGCCTGCAGGgagggcgcgccgccgccgcatctGCATGGGGAGGGCCGGCCCAGGGGCTGCATTGGGCGTCCTCCCCATGGACGTCCAGGCCGCAGGGAGGCCGAGCTTCCCCGGCTCGCCGCGCCGGATGTATCTGTTCATGGCAGCATCCGGGGTCAGGAACTGGCTTTAGGCGAGCTATATCTCCATGTGTGGCGCAGGTGATAATTCATGTATAATGATCGCAGAAGCTTCCTTGTTGCCGACGGAAATCTAGATTTGTATGGCACGGCCCATCGCAGAAGCTTCCTTGCTGCGAAACATAGATTTGAAGCAAACTCCGGCGAAGCCCCGGATAGAAATCTCGATTTGGACTTTGGGGCGACATAGTAAAATTTACGGACGACATAAACGTTACGCGCTCGTGTATGTATATATGTAGCCAAGTTCTAAATCTAGCTGGGCTCCTCGAGGCTACAGCTACCAGGCGATCTGAGTCCTGAACGAAGCCCAACTGCCGAGCGATCTTGAGTCCGTAGCAAAGCCCAGCTGGCAAAACCTAACCCGATGAAAACTGCATGAACGGGAGACATCATAACTCGTGCGATAGGAGGACTTTGGGTGACGGACGAACGGACGAACCAATAAGCCggacggaccaaaccacggaaacacttcttcctttattattaggtatagattgatCATCTTGATATAAAAGCAGAAATAAACCCTTTGAACCCGCAAGAAAGAGAAGAGCTTAAAAAAGCAAACGACGGTTTGAATAAATTAAGAAGGGAGGAAGAATCAAAGTGAGCTCAACGCGCAAAAGTTAAGCATATACAAGAAGGGGGGAATAATACGAGGTATTTCCATTTGATTGCAAATGGTAAACATAGAAAGAAGAATTTTTTTCAATTGGAACAACAAGATGGGACAATTGTTGGAGAGGACAACCTTAAGGTGTATATTACAGAATTTTATAAAAAAATATTTGGACCACCCGAGCCGACCACAATTTCTTTAAGAGAAGAAGTGGTGCATGATATTCCGCAGATTTCATCAAATGAAAATGAGATCCTAACAACTCCTTTTACTGAAGAGGAGGTTTTTGAGGCAATCTCACAGATGGAACATAGTAAAGCGCCAGGCCCTGATGGCTTTTCCGCGGAGTTCTATCAAAAGTTCTGGGAAGTAATAAAGTTTGACTTAATGGCACTTTTTAATGAGTTGAGTATAGGAGATTTGTCCCTATACAAACTCAATTTCGGTGTCATTACTTTATtacccaagaaagatgatgcggtACAGATACAACAATATGGACCCATTTTTTTTATTAAATGTGTGTTTCAAGATCTTTACAAAGGTCGGCACAAATAGAATAACGGGGATTGCCCCAAAGGTCATTAGACCGACACAATATGCTTTCATGCCGGGTCGTAATATTTTAGAAGGAGTAGTCATTCTCCATGAGACGATTCATGAGCTCCACAGTAAGAAGTTAGATGGGGTGTTGTTTAAGATCGATTTTGAAAAagcgtatgataaagttaaatggtcaTTTTTACAACAAACTTTGAGAATGAAAGGTTTTGCCTCAGAATGGTGTAGATTAATTCAGCAATTTGTACAAGGAGGGAGTGTGGGTGTGAAGGtgaatgatgacattggtcattacTTTCAAACAAAGAAAGGACTACGGCAAGGGGACCCTTTATCCCCCATGTTGTTC
Coding sequences within it:
- the LOC127321595 gene encoding uncharacterized protein isoform X1; translated protein: MNYEVALPREITTGKCFLQHYIVYSGFTRGHLQTGGGSRGVTLPTSVLILKGKIAGAQGCKRYTHKMVSFPHIMYLHAPAPPPAALVVDALGQPRPQHLAARQDHRRTSLVDTLALVRKLESLGVLTKHAEAITTASRASPSPSSPTPRCRSVGCCRMPTAPSSSRKCRAHRELIQKQEM
- the LOC127321595 gene encoding uncharacterized protein isoform X3, encoding MNYEVALPREITTGKCFLQHYIVYSGFTRGHLQTGGGSRGVTLPTSVLILKGKIAGAQGCKRYTHKMVSFPHIMYLHAPAPPPAALVVDALGQPRPQHLAARQDHRRTSLVDTLALVRKLESLGVLTKHAEAITTASRASPSPSSPTPRCRSVGCCRMPTAPSSSRKCRAHR
- the LOC127321595 gene encoding uncharacterized protein isoform X2, with translation MNYEVALPREITTGKCFLQHYIVYSGFTRGHLQTGGGSRGVTLPTSVLILKGKIAGAQGCKRYTHKMVSFPHIMYLHAPAPPPAALVVDALGQPRPQHLAARQDHRRTSLVDTLALVRKLESLGVLTKHAEAITTASRASPSPSSPTPRCRSVGCCRMPTAPSSSRKCRAHRALLSR
- the LOC127321595 gene encoding uncharacterized protein isoform X5, whose translation is MNYEVALPREITTGKCFLQHYIVYSGFTRGHLQTGGGSRGVTLPTSVLILKGKIAGAQGEEAGVAGCLDQARGGDHDSLESISESFVPNAEMQKCGMLQDANSSKFKSQVQSSQSFAKPLKADTKSLCLY
- the LOC127321595 gene encoding uncharacterized protein isoform X4 gives rise to the protein MNYEVALPREITTGKCFLQHYIVYSGFTRGHLQTGGGSRGVTLPTSVLILKGKIAGAQGEEAGVAGCLDQARGGDHDSLESISESFVPNAEMQKCGMLQDANSSKFKSQVQSSQRADSETRNVKTTTGDGGFSKDNHLKASVIIDDYVNMIQFKYN
- the LOC127321595 gene encoding uncharacterized protein isoform X6; this translates as MNYEVALPREITTGKCFLQHYIVYSGFTRGHLQTGGGSRGVTLPTSVLILKGKIAGAQGEEAGVAGCLDQARGGDHDSLESISESFVPNAEMQKCGMLQDANSSKFKSQVQSSQMINRVRIWHCNASES